One Lucilia cuprina isolate Lc7/37 chromosome 4, ASM2204524v1, whole genome shotgun sequence DNA segment encodes these proteins:
- the LOC111677896 gene encoding DNA-binding protein Ets97D: METNDLTQLSEELIQRLGSGGDLEGMMSSELFQQGDLYMTNQDDSNSNVAVDNEIIMHMDIREPLRTLQKLLEKKVGLSLQGYEFWLQDAQELEPHKNLVDQCVKGEGLVQINVEIKYIIKRINILDVLKPTEDALAALAAEEAYKTDASTDDENAMRNDSQVETVEESKPKKLKRELTLTSPATAAQSDKPCLNWVLDSKFRKEQLRLKIPENPTEWTAAQVKYWFQWAVREFELCDVNISDWAISGKQLCALTHEDFRKKVPKDPGNIFWTHLQLLKECKFVSVVHKAAEIEQKPAVKRPLPEPITLNIVPPVAREPKIMRKTFHNLKKEAILHETLNAAAHNLSSSSVLTHNSYGVGSGNNGQVQLWQFLLEILTDREHVDIIQWVGNDGEFKLSDPERVARLWGEKKNKPAMNYEKLSRALRYYYDGDMISKVSGKRFAYKFDCDLKLLIGYTAAELSALVNEKQFDETVYLEQMDMKTDEE, translated from the exons ATGGAGACAAACGATTTAACACAACTTTCGGAAGAATTGATACAGCGTTTAGGCAGTGGCGGTGATTTAG agGGTATGATGTCTAGTGAGCTGTTTCAACAGGGAGATTTATATATGACCAATCAGGATGATAGCAACTCTAATGTAGCCGTagataatgaaattattatgcATATGGATATACGGGAACCATTACGGACGCTGCA AAAACTTTTGGAGAAAAAAGTTGGCCTTAGTCTTCAGGGCTATGAGTTTTGGTTGCAAGATGCTCAAGAG CTTGAACCGCATAAAAATTTGGTAGATCAATGTGTCAAAGGAGAAGGTTTGGTGCAAATCAACgtagaaattaaatacattattaAACGCATCAACATTTTGGATGTTTTAAAACCCACAGAAGATGCTTTAG ctgCCTTAGCTGCAGAAGAAGCCTACAAAACCGATGCCTCTACTGATGATGAAAATGCTATGCGTAATGATTCACAAGTAGAAACCGTTGAGGAATCTAAgcccaaaaaattaaaacgggAATTAACTCTTACTTCGCCTGCCACTGCTGCGCAGAGTGACAAACCTTGTTTAAATTGGGTTCTAGATAGTAAATTTCGCAAGGAACAGCTAAGACTTAAAATTCCAGAGAATCCCACAGAATGGACAGCTGCTCAAGTGAAATATTGGTTTCAATGGGCTGTACGTGAATTTGAATTG TGCGATGTTAATATCAGTGACTGGGCTATAAGTGGAAAACAATTGTGTGCCTTGACACATGAAGATTTTCGCAAAAAAGTTCCTAAAGATCCTGGTAATATTTTTTGGACTCATCTACAATTACTAAAGGAATGTAAATTTGTATCGGTAGTACATAAGGCAGCAGAAATTGAACAAAAGCCGGCTGTCAAGAGACCACTTCCAGAACCAATAACCTTAAACATAGTGCCGCCCGTTGCCAGAGAACCCAAAATTATGCGTAAAACATTCCATAATTTGAAAAAGGAAG cAATTTTACATGAAACCCTTAATGCTGCTGCACACAATCTCAGTTCGTCTAGTGTTCTGACACATAACTCTTATGGAGTTGGTTCCGGCAACAATGGCCAAGTGCAGCTGTGGCAATttcttttggaaattttaacagATCGTGAACATGTCGACATTATACAGTGGGTCGGCAATGATGGTGAATTTAAGCTGTCCGATCCTGAACGTGTGGCACGTTTGTGGggcgaaaagaaaaataaaccagctatgaattatgaaaaactttcaAGAGCTTTACGCTATTACTATGATGGTGATATGATTTCTAAAGTGTCTGGTAAACGTTTCGCCTATAAATTCGATTGCGATTTAAAGCTATTGATTGGATATACTGCTGCTGAACTATCGGCTTTGGttaatgaaaaacaatttgACGAAACCGTTTATCTAGAGCAGATGGATATGAAAACAGATGAGGAATGA
- the LOC111677895 gene encoding uncharacterized transporter slc-17.2, producing the protein MAKTDTPTNFDGIADTVAITKTPPLWGSARLTYTICAFLAMVVQLCLRNTLNFVILCMVKHQQREVENSTEYSVKTDENSCSPIDSGNGTTIERSGTLLWSRSQEFALLGTFYYGYLVTLPVAGRLADKFGGKLLFVHSITVQAIIFMLIPFFAQRSYMGAVVIRIIQGLIAGCGNPALYQLFSTWAHPNERTAFLSFAYGGYSVGALLVFPISSFLCKFGWELAFYAVGSVSLIFGICCQWLVFSTLEDHPRLSKDEYDYLKANHIEKSTTGVPWKSILTSVPVYAFIFTHIFHTYGVMVFTLLIPRFFNEAMGLPLDLVGLISSAPFLGAFISKAVTITSCTIIEKRPNLNLTLYRRIVYVICNCFTILFIFGMIISNCHQRVMVVLFTVCIGITTDMGFSGVYWPSLLYVAPAFAGLITGIANCLATASGFLAPLGISTIVRHGTKVEWNLVMASLMTAYLFGAIVYGLFGSSKLAKWGQVTKLESNNNRNNPQETTGT; encoded by the exons atggctAAAACTGATACACCAACAAATTTCGATGGCATTGCTGATACGGTTGCAATTACTAAAACACCCCCATTATGGGGCTCTGCCAGATTGACCTACACCATTTGTGCCTTTTTGGCCATGGTCGTTCAGTTGTGTTTACGAAATAccctaaattttgttattttgtgtaTGGTGAAGCACCAGCAAAGAGAAGTAGAAAATTCCACAGAGTATAGTGTTAAAACGGATGAAAACAGTTGTAGTCCCATTGACAGTGGAAATGGGACAACAATTGAAAGA tctgGCACTTTATTATGGTCAAGGTCTCAAGAATTTGCTTTATTGGGCACATTCTATTATGGGTATCTAGTAACACTGCCAGTTGCTGGGCGATTGGCGGACAAATTTGGTGGTAAACTTTTGTTTGTACACTCCATAACAGTTCAAGCAATTATCTTTATGCTAATACCATTTTTTGCTCAAAGAAGCTATATGGGAGCAGTGGTAATACGTATAATACAGGGTCTTATAGCG gGTTGTGGCAATCCTGCCCTCTATCAATTATTCTCCACATGGGCTCATCCCAATGAACGTACTGCCTTTTTATCCTTCGCTTATGGTGGCTATTCTGTGGGTGCTTTATTAGTATTTCCCATCTCTAGCTTTTTGTGCAAATTTGGTTGGGAATTGGCTTTTTATGCTGTTGGCAGTGTTTCATTAATATTTGGTATCTGCTGCCAGTGGCTGGTATTTAGCACCTTAGAGGATCATCCACGTTTGTCGAAGGATGAGTATGATTATTTGAAAGCTAATCATATAGAAAAATCTACTACCGGAGTACCCTGGAAATCGATTTTAACCTCAGTGCCAGTATATGCTTTTATATTTACTCATATTTTTCATACTTATGGTGTCATGGTTTTTACACTCTTGATACCTAGATTTTTTAATGAAGCCATGGGTTTACCTTTGGATTTG GTGGGTTTAATATCGTCAGCTCCATTTTTGGGAGCCTTTATATCAAAAGCTGTTACCATTACTTCTTGCACCATCATAGAAAAAAGGCCAAATTTAAATCTAACACTATATAGACGCATTGTGTATGTAATTT gtAATTGTTTTACCATACTCTTTATTTTTGGCATGATAATATCAAACTGTCATCAACGTGTTATGGTAGTTTTATTTACAGTTTGTATTGGTATTACCACAGATATGGGATTTTCTGGTGTCTATTGGCCTAGTCTATTGTATGTAGCACCAGCATTTGCAGGCCTCATAACAGGTATAGCCAATTGTTTGGCCACAGCAAGTGGATTTTTGGCACCTCTAGGCATATCTACAATAGTGCGTCAT gGCACCAAAGTTGAATGGAATTTGGTTATGGCTTCCTTAATGACTGCTTATCTTTTTGGTGCTATTGTTTATGGGCTTTTTGGCAGTTCAAAACTGGCCAAATGGGGTCAGGTCACAaaattagaaagtaataataatcGAAATAACCCACAGGAAACAACAGGGACTTAA
- the LOC111680406 gene encoding uncharacterized protein LOC111680406 isoform X3: MDLTSVELNSIDVGDFDPAAASRNLQLGTKENTGCPSTTSSHCLRCNSEGCIKCPMYLVTDTRQCVEHCPAGYIDQWSAHTEFMGRVCVPTGYSGALMAALAGMFGGFLVCLSILAVAVMLVKRRRRRKTIKQKLINEHTMDRSDFLRQLNDMRPNAEYFLAMLNDTRRQIRKLYLAGDVAAANSYRPIVRDLARILILLNRPIELIPAAPHDWNRLYAWSEQVLERYRPQVGQLIDFFQNSNGIDVDEFEATSVYRQKMNGGGFYKQSALQSSSNLTSGTGTTKSQKMHLFGSLISLHEFEEPRPSDPFGSSFNTLKSGNLISDLNASSLWLEDEFYKLGFRPQDEITTEL; this comes from the coding sequence GTTGTCCATCTACCACAAGTTCACATTGTTTACGCTGCAATAGCGAAGGTTGCATTAAATGTCCCATGTATCTGGTCACCGATACACGCCAGTGTGTTGAACATTGTCCAGCGGGCTATATAGATCAATGGTCGGCCCATACGGAATTTATGGGACGTGTTTGTGTTCCTACCGGTTATTCTGGTGCTTTAATGGCTGCTTTAGCTGGAATGTTTGGCGGTTTTCTCGTCTGTCTCTCTATACTTGCCGTTGCCGTAATGTTGGTGAAACGTCGAAGACGTCgcaaaactataaaacaaaaattaatcaatGAACATACTATGGATCGTTCAGATTTCCTAAGACAGCTTAATGATATGAGACCAAATGCTGAATACTTTTTAGCCATGCTCAACGATACACGAAGACAAATACGTAAATTATATTTAGCCGGTGATGTAGCGGCTGCCAATTCTTATCGTCCTATTGTAAGAGATCTTGCCCgaattttgatattattaaaTCGTCCTATTGAACTAATACCAGCCGCTCCACATGACTGGAATCGTTTGTATGCTTGGTCAGAGCAGGTGCTCGAACGTTATAGGCCTCAGGTAGGCCAATTAATAGATTTCTTTCAAAATTCGAATGGCATCGATGTGGATGAATTCGAGGCCACCTCGGTTTATAGGCAAAAAATGAATGGTGGTGGTTTCTATAAACAATCTGCCTTGCAATCTTCTTCGAATCTTACCTCAGGTACGGGTACTACTAAGTcgcaaaaaatgcatttatttggTTCTCTCATCAGTCTGCATGAATTTGAAGAACCCAGACCTTCGGATCCATTTGGTAGCAGTTTTAATACACTTAAAAGTGGCAATCTTATATCGGATCTCAATGCTAGTTCTCTATGGTTAGAggatgaattttataaattaggtTTTCGACCGCAAGATGAAATAACCACCGAGTTATAG